The Bacillaceae bacterium IKA-2 DNA window ATCATATTACTAAAAGTCGCACTTCCTGAGATAAATGATCCTAATGCTCCAATGAATGGAGCAACTAATGGCCAAGAACCACCCATTAAATCAGACGCAGTATTAGCTAATTCCATTGGCATACTTTGTAAATTAGCATCATTTAATCCTGAGTTAATAAAAATACGTACCATTGGAACTGCTGTAAATAAAGCAATTGCACTGCCAATAATTGCTTTTCCTGACATCGCAAAACTTGTTGCTACTTGTGATTTACTTAACTTATGAACAAAAGCGGTAATAAGAACGACAAGGACAAATACTGTACCAGGTAAATACAACGGTTGAATAGATGTGCTGATATCTGTACCTAAAATATTGTTCCAAGAAATTGTCAAGCCTACTAACCATTGCTTTAATGGCAATATTTCTAGTCGAGTCAGAACAAGAAAAAAGCCTACTAATAAATAAGGTACCCACGCTACTAGAAGCGGTAACTCTTTTTTGATTCCCTCATTTTTCACTTGATTTGCTTCACTTGCATATTCTTGTCCAATCCAAGCTTGAAGCCAATCAGCCTTCTTGGGGAAATCCCATGTTTCTTTTGGTAAAAGAAAACCTTTTTTAGCAGCAGGTACGACAATAACTAAACCAATTAAACCACCGAAAATCGATGGAAATTCAGGTCCTAAAAAAGTTGCTACGAGTAAGGCTGGGATAGTAAAACTTAATCCTGCAAATAAAGCAAATTTCCATACTTGTAAACCTTCACGAAATGAACGGTTTTCACCGAAAAATTTAGTTAACATCATTACTAAAACTAGTGGCATAAACGTCCCAACAAAAACATCAATTTTCATTATTTGAGCGCCTAATACCTGCATATAATCTAGCACCACGATATCCCCTAGATATGTTTGAACAATAGGTGCTATTTCGGAACCTTCTTGTAGGCCTTGATTTATACCAACGACTATTGGTGTTCCAACGGCTCCAAAGGAAACTGGGCTACTATTAGCAATTAATGCTAGAACAACCGCCGCCAAGGCTGGGAATCCTAACGCCACTAACAAAGGCGCTCCGATCGCTGCCGGAGTACCAAATCCAGCAGCACCTTCAATAAATGCTCCAAATAACCAAGCAATAATAATTAACTGCACACGGCGATCTTTTGAAATGCTTAGAAAACTGTTCCGAATTGTATCAATTGCTCCACTAATTTTTAACGTATTTAACAGT harbors:
- a CDS encoding L-lactate permease, which codes for MFTTLVALTPIIAVLLFLVVLRMPAVKAMPISFLATAILAVVYWRVSVIQVFAASLEGIIIGTSILYIVFGAILLLNTLKISGAIDTIRNSFLSISKDRRVQLIIIAWLFGAFIEGAAGFGTPAAIGAPLLVALGFPALAAVVLALIANSSPVSFGAVGTPIVVGINQGLQEGSEIAPIVQTYLGDIVVLDYMQVLGAQIMKIDVFVGTFMPLVLVMMLTKFFGENRSFREGLQVWKFALFAGLSFTIPALLVATFLGPEFPSIFGGLIGLVIVVPAAKKGFLLPKETWDFPKKADWLQAWIGQEYASEANQVKNEGIKKELPLLVAWVPYLLVGFFLVLTRLEILPLKQWLVGLTISWNNILGTDISTSIQPLYLPGTVFVLVVLITAFVHKLSKSQVATSFAMSGKAIIGSAIALFTAVPMVRIFINSGLNDANLQSMPMELANTASDLMGGSWPLVAPFIGALGSFISGSATFSNMMFALFQFSVADQINVDPTVVLSMQVLGANAGNMICVLNVVAAASVVGLLGKEGTIIRMTLGPMIFYSIFTGIIGMILAYLV